In the Arachis hypogaea cultivar Tifrunner chromosome 20, arahy.Tifrunner.gnm2.J5K5, whole genome shotgun sequence genome, TTCAGAGTTACCATTTGATCTGCATGTACATACTCTGTATCAGACAGTTATGACTAGGTCAGGGTGTAGgcaagtaggtttcaagcttgagggTAGAGACTTTGTGCATGGTTTGATCTGTTTGCCAATGATTGGATTGGAGATAATTTTGGGGTTTGATTAGTTGTCAAAAAATTGGGTTTTATTGGATTGCTTTGAGCGGTCAATTTGGTTTATGCCGGAAGGAGAAAATGAAGCAGTGGTAGCTACGGGATATTATCTGAACTCTGTAATGCTGTACTGTAGTGGGGAAGAGTGTCAGGGTTACATCTTGTTAATTGCTAATACTTCGGGCAATACCCCGAACttagatcagattccggtagttaGAGATTTTCCGGAGGTGTTCCCAGAAGATATTCCTGAATTTCCACCTCAAAGGAAAATTGAATTTGCGATTGAATTGATGCCGAGAGCCAGACCAGTGCGATTGCGCCGTATAGAATGGCTCCGATAGAGCTAGCAGAAttaaagactcagttggaagagcttctgaataagaggttcattcgaccgagtgtatcaccgtggggagcgccagttttattggtaaagaagaaggatggagaaATGCGTTTGTGCGTGGATTATCGACAGTTGAACAAAGTAACTGTGAAGAACAAGTACCCGCTGCCAAGGATGGATGACTTGATGGATTAATTGCAAGGAGCTGGAGTattttccaagattgatttgaGATCTGGTTACCATCAAATAAGGGTGAAAGAGgatgatatccctaagactgcgTTTAAAACACGCTATGGACACTACGAATTTGCGGTAATGTCCTTTGGATTAATGAATGCACCTgctgttttcatggattacatgaacagagtgttttgtccctttttggacaaattcgtGGTGTTTTTCATAGATGACATCTTGGTTTACTCTAAGACGACAAAGGAGCATGAAGAACACttgaggattgtgttgcaaatcTTAAAAGAACGGAAGTTGTATGCTAAGTTGTCAAAGTGCGAGTTTTGGAAGGAGGAAGTAAAGTTCCTAGGTCACATGGTAAGCAAAGGAGGGATAGATGTGGTCCTTCTAAGGTAGAagtggtgatggaatgggaaagaccgaCAACGGTGACGGAAGTCAGAAGCTTCTTGGGTTTAGCCGGATATTACCGAAGATTTATCGAAGGATTCTACCGGATTGCACTACCGATGATGAAATTGATAAGGAAGGAAGTGCCATTTGTGTGGACGTCGGAGTGTGAAGAGAGTTTTCAAACCTTGAAGCAGAAGTTAACTTTAGTGCCAATTTTGATTTTACCTAAACCGCATGAACCGTTCGAAGTGTACTGTGATGCTTCCTTGAAGGGTTTGGGTTGTGTGTTGATGCAACATcggaatgtggtggcttatgcaTCGCGTCAGCTGAACTGCATGAGGTGAATTACCCCACTCATAATTTTGAATTAGCGGCGATTatgtttgcattgaagatttggaggcaccacttgtacggagtgaggtttagcgtcttttctgatcataagagtctcaagtacatctttgatcagaaagagcttaatatacgccagagaaggtggatggagttacttaaagattatgattttgagttgagttatcaccctggaaaggTGCATGTGGTAGCAgacgctttgagtcggaagtcCTTGACAATATCTTGGATGAGGATTAAGGAAGAGGAGCTAGTAgataagtttgtggatcttaagctggatattggtgaagttgccAGAAGAGCTTGTTTGAACCAGCTACAAATCTCAATCACGTTTAAATCAGAGAAACAaagggctcagcaagatgagcagaagcttcagcAATTATTTCAACCAGTTGGTGAGAAAAGGCGTGAAGAATTCACTAAGGATGGTGAAGGATTATGGAGATACAAGGGAAGGATTTATATACCTGATGTCGGGAGTTTGAGACAAGACTTATTGTCGGAAGCTCACAACAGTGGGTTTTCTATTTATCCCGGAAGCACGAAGATGTATTATGACCTAAAGAAGATGTTCTAGTGGCCTGggatgaaaggtgatgtagcAACAGTGGTATCCAAGTGCCTAACGTGTCAGAAAGTGAAGATAGAGTATCAGAAGCCGTCGGGAATGCTACAGTCTCTcgagattcctcagtggaagtgggaaggaatcgcaatggactttgtgaccggtttaccgaggactaggtcgggatttgatgcggtttgggtgatcctagatcgcttaaccaaatccgcTCATTTTTTTCCTATCCGAGTGAACTCTTCTATGGAGGAGTTAGCAAGGTTGTATATAaaggagatagtaaggttgcatggtgtgTCATCGAGCATAGTAGCGgaccgtgatccccgattcacttcaaggttttggggtgcttttcaaaaagctttctgtacgaagctatgtctcagtaccgcatatcatccacaaactgatGGACAGTCGAAAAGGACTATTTAGACATTAGAAGATATGCTGAGAGCATATGTGTTGGATCAACGTGGAAGTTGGGATCGctacatgccattggtggagtttgcgtacaacaatAGTTTTCATTCGAGCATTGGGATAGCTCCGTATGAAGCTTTGTATGGACGGAAGTGCCAGtctccactttgttggtatgaatctGGTGAAGCAAGTGTTTTGGGTCCTGATTTAATAGTAGAGACTACTGAGAACATTAAGAAGATTCGTGCAAGGATTCTAATTGCTCAGAGTCAGCAGAAGAGCTATGCGGATCAGAGGAGGAAGCCGTTGGAATTTGAAGTGGGAGAACATGTATTCCTGAGGGTTACACCGACAACTGGGATTAGAAGAGCAATCAAGACCAAGAAGTTGAATCCGAGGTATATAGGATCGTTTAAGGTTTTAAGGCGAttcgggccggtggcgtatcaagtagctttgccacctcatctgtctaacttgcatgacgtattcAACGTGTCACAAGTCCGTAAGAACACGTCGGATACAGCTCATGTCTTGGAGCCTGAGTCGGTTGAGTTGAGAGAAAACTTAACCTTCCAAGTAACGCCAATGAGGAtcgatgacactagtgtgaagaagCTGCGAGGAAAGAAAGTCTCATTGGTTAAGGTTGCTTGGGAGCGAGCAGGAGTTGAAGAGCATACTTGGGAGTTGGAGTCCGAGATGCGAAAGGATTATCCCGAGctattctcaggtaattcaaattttgagggcaaaatttcttatttggtagggagaatgtaagaaccgcaactaatcaactggttaattaagtgattatattgcccaaaatatattttgaaaagttagagtgagaatttgaggatttaaaggtgatttttggactcagtaggtttttctgattcagaaaatgtgctttctgcGAAAAACCGCAAAAAACCGGGAGGcggcagttgaaccggttcaagtctgcccggtaccgcacgagaaaaagtgaaaaccgtcaaaaaccttagaaaaacattagaagTTGTAAaccgggcattaattttaaaaggtttggcccgaagttgggccaaacgagctaaaaatgctaacgggttggaccgggcccaagttggccctaagcccaacatatataaggttcatttaatgaacccaaACAGCCAAACGACACTAACAAACACACACACCCAGCTGAaagagaaggggaagaagagaaaccgttgaacactattcacttcaatcttcccaagctcatatcttgaggtatagagctccgatcgctgcaccgtttgcggctacgcatTCCTTGTGAAgggctctacaaaacccatacaagaaACTGGAGAGGTAACCACGAAATATTTTCtattcttctctccaaaatttcaagttttagggtttgtgattaagtaagatttgtgatttttgggtgtttaaattcgctctaatccttgcttagcgtTGGGTTTTGGCTACCAAAATTGTTGAACAAGGTAAGAGACTTTGAAGTCTTATGATATTTTGATTTatgttgagccctaggttgatttgtggttatttatatgtatattgcTTGATTatcgtgagtttggagcttgttagTGCTTGTTGGAGTTGCATTGGTGGTTGGATTTTGGTTGAAAGCTCTTTTGGTGCTAAATTTTGAGTTTTGAACATATAGgagatcggccaaggtatagtttcggtgtcggtttcctctatgtagtatataatattcattgacacttaggctagtgaccaataggataggtttgaaataaaataattgttgGTGTGTTGAATGTTGATGAATGATGGTTCATGATGAGTTGATGAATGTTGGGTTCAATTATGATGATTTATAGTGATATTATGATGTTGAATGAGTGTATGGATTAGAAAGTTGGTTCATTGTGATATATGTGAGATTGAGGTTGGTGGAATGGTAAATTTGAATGTAGTTTGATGATAAGTGTTATACAGTTGATGTCGAGATTGAGAATAGTGAAATGTGAAGGGAAATGTGGTAATATTGGTGTATTAGGGCACAACaggttaattttaatgaaaaatgtaGTTTTGAATGGTTTGGTATAGTTTGGAATGTGTATGGTAAGAAATTGTGGAAATtgtgaagtttggtaaaattgagtttttggtaaactttgttcgatcataacttatgcctcagttttcaaaatttgatgaGATTTGTTTAGAATTAATGATCTTTGAAATCCCTTtatattgatataaagtttgtaaaatttagaattttgtagaggaagttatgatcattcaaacttggtgttgaaaatctgaaattcagctaagttgcagaattttatgatttctgatatgtgcgcacgcacactcctgtgcagacgcacaaccctgcgaaaattttgatctgtgcggacgcacacacctgtgcgcatgcacaggcaGGGAAATGCGTTTTGTTtacagcgctagcacagcttgtgcgcgcacatatctaaggatgaattgcaacctgtgcgtccgcacacatctgtgcgcacgcacatgttgggaaggccagtctgttgggggcgctggcacagattgtgcgagtgaacagatctTGTAAATtttgacacctgtgcgtacgcatacccctatgcgtacgcacacattttaaaaCTCTCCGGAGCGTGCGCGCGCACACACCTCTGCGGaggcacacgccctgtttctcaaatttttatttattttcaactattctaccttcccaacaaggttgtaagcttctttaACACCATTTTTAGactcttgggcctagttttggAAAGTTAAAACATGGGAAAGAATTTAATGGATTTAGGTGATCTTATTTGGAAAActtagaaaacggaggcctaggtttctggtgtGCTGAGGATGGTTTGATGTCATGTGAGGGGTgattgatatatgagatgagAAATTAGGAACTGTTGATGTTCGAAAACTGAAATGtgaatggacagtggttgagGTGAGTCAAGGACTCTGAATGAGATGGTGGATTCATGGatactgaaaatgttttctgaaaaccactgaaatattgtttatactgagattatgagacgctatgcgcccagcagggatggtggttaatcccacctatcgaggtagcggcggcggcgtaaggacggtggttaatcctgcttacgttgagatgtgaggtctaagACAAGAGTATCTCGCTCGCATCCCTTTGGATcaatagagcgtgcaggcgcaaaaccctagacagtgatccgagcactatatctcgggggttcccattgaTGATTCCGAAGAGCgatatctccatggagatgtgtcgggttggcagttgaaccgacaatgtgatatcacagctagtaggacaggcattcatcatatgcatttcttatctgtttgtatgctttgactacttgagatggcttgcctatttgtataacatgcctaattgctatttgaattatttgccttatatgtttctacttgtgatttacttgcattgtatattatctgtgttttctactgggattgaggaggttcggaaggtggtggcgatgggatcgcatggaggatcggtttgtgaaggctgtgggatagcggtgtttggttagagtagaaatcccttaagatagattacccggttTATTTATTATCATGCTTTACTATTTTAGAATGTTTTAAGTTTGagtcttgtgatggatatggagcttaggattgcctttggcgtcccggggtcttatatcctacatccctgggcactattaccatactgagaacctccggttctcataccatatttctgttgtgtttttcagatgcaggtcacaatccacctcggtgagttatttggttggtgacagaagcggaggatccggaCTTCTTTTGAGTCTTTCTGGTCTattttgtatatgtctctcacttttgtatttttgttttgcctagaggcttgtaatTGAGAGAACCAAATATGTATAAGTTGTTTTACTGTCAAGTTGTTGTATGTCtgtatatatggctagccggcttaaactccgcgagccgtggctagtttcttatgatattatatacttatcttttgttgTATCCCATCTATTTCTTATGCTTTAAGTTAgaagcttcgttagtacgtttgcGCTTTTTCAAATTtggtttttgagctatatccttcatcaggcttctagattatactattctttctatatatattatacgtatgagcttagaactgtcataatatctgattaacctttgctttacgattcGAGGTAGagtttaggctaattagggtgttacaggttACGGCTCCCACCCTTTTTGTTTTTTATCGGGCACGCGCCGGTGGGGCTTTTCAGTGTGACATATTTTCCTGTAGATGTCCACGAGAGAAACTCGTAACAAAGTATAGTTGTAGTACCTTCTAGGCTTATCGGACCcgacttcttctttcttcttgggctCCCTCTCCTTTTCCTTTGACTGATGAGGGTACCCAAGTCGCCAATTCGGCTCTCGTAACCTgacattttcttccatgttgatgtacttttcagctcgcTCTTGTACAACATTTAAGGAAGTTGGGTGTCTTTTTGAGATAGATTGGGAGAAAGGTCCTTCTCGGAGACCATTGACTAGTCTCATTATTACCGCCTCAGTAGGTAGCTCTTGGATTTCcaaacatgccttgttgaatctctccatgtagtctcTTAGGGGTTCTCCGATCTCTTGTTTGACTCCGAGTAGGCTGGGTGCATGCTTAACCTTATCTTTTTGAAATGAAAATCGTGTAAGGAATTTGTGCGTGAGGTCGTCGAAATTGGTAACCAACCTAGGAGGCAGGCTGTTGAACCACTCATGGCCGCTTTTGTCAAAGTTGTCGAgaaggctttgcagcgagtaACATCCGAGGCGTCGACcaagtacatccgacttttgaaattactGAGGTGGTGCTTTGGGTCGGTTGTCTCGTCGTATAGATTCATGTCCCGGATTTTAAAGTTTCTAGGAACTCTATCCCTCATGATATCTTCAGTGAAAGGATCTTCTCCTCCCAACGGGGCTTCTTCCCGAGCTATGTGGGAATCCTTGTTTCGAAGGTTGGATTCTAGCTTTGAGAGCTTCTCCTCTAGCTCTCTTCGCCGTTTGATTTCCTTCCTCGGGCTTCTCTTTGCTTCGCGTTGTTGCTCTAGTTCCTGCTCCAATTGCTCAAGTCGACCATGATGCCCGTGCAGTAATCCCATGAGGTCGGCGCTATGAGGTTGTTCTTCCCCTTTTGGGAGACGAACTTTCAGATGGGATTCTCCTTTGGTGCTGGTCACCAGAAAGGCCTTCACCATATTGTTCCTCCGTTCTTGGAGGAGGTATCACTAGAGCTTGGTCGTTGTTGACCATGTCTTGGTATTCTTGATCTGATTCAGACGCTGTACGTCCGTCTTCATACTGGTCGTTCGCCGTGGAGCATTGATTCCCAAGttcccagcaacggtgccaatattccgagggttacctaaaactgggtTGCCTTTGGGCTTGTGAGTGAGGCCCAAATCCTCAATGAAGCGGATTCCGATTTATCCCACGTCCAATGGCCGTCGTCCTAGTTGTTTGTGAgaaggtgggggtggtacctgcaaaataCTATTATGCCTAAGTAAGCAAGGGTCTTAGCAGGTTTTAGTATATTGGAACTTAAGTATACCTGAGAGaggtcagtgtatttatagaagATTTTCCAATAACCgccgttgaagtagttccacttctgatgGTGGATAATCATCTCTTTATCTTAGGGTTATTGAAATCTCTCTTCTAAAAGTGGGTGAGAAATATTAGGGGTCAGTTATAACTCCTCTAGGAGGGAGTCATCAAGTAGCCTTCTTATCCGACCTCTCAGGAGGTCGGTCATGCGGTAGGTGTCTTTTGGACTTTGGTAGATATTTTTTAGGCTTGACTTATGTTTTTGGACTAGGCATGAATACAAACTTTAATTTTCTATTATAAGGGTGTAGGAGAGACAAAATAttgagaaaattaaaattaaaatcaaacaaTCACAATTCTCTTATATACCGGTATAAATGTCCAATATGTTTCTATAATATTATGTGAATCTgcctgtaaaaaaaaaaatattatatactaatAGTTTCATCTATTTTTGAAAAGCTAAGTTTGATTTTAGATAATTAACTAAGTAGTTAAtgtcaaattattattattattattattattattattattattattattattattattattattatttaattcgtTTCTTTTAatctcaataaattaaatttatatgatACAATACTTTTTATCATGGTATTATCTCATAACATAAATTTTTCTAacacataaataattttttttaagtattagaCAAACATTATTACAATGAAGACATTATATCAATACgtacacatttttttatttttttttctaaagttcaATGGGGCAAATATCCCCAACTCCAACATGAATGCCCCGTCCTtgcatattatatataattatgtcatacaattttattttgattatttctaCATTTTTTTCTATAACTAATTTGATATATAAAAAGTATTGCTTAAAAAATTTAGATGAACTATTTAcaaagttaaattttaaataataatttatcttaataattaatataaatacatatctttataaataattttagatatattcATAATTCATATATCATGTTTATATACATAAATACTTTCATCCTAATTGTGAgcttcatacaacattcacaagcCATGTGTGCATTAAGTGGATTCCCCGTATCATCCAAGGCAAAGGTGTTCCGTATTTCAATATCGGTGACATGGTATGGAACAGACAAATGATCAAAGGCATTCCGACCTCACTCCAACTTTACCCGCTTAGAATTGACTTCTCTTAACCAGTCAATGCATTCCTCAGTAGTTCTAGAAGGATCGACAAGTTGCCATGCCATTGATTTTTCTTTCTGCAAGTGAAAATGATACATTAAAACCTCAAATTTAGTCAATGTGCAGTGTGCATGACTGTGGGAACAAAAATGCAGTAAACAAAATGACTTACCCACTCCTTAACGAGTGGTCCTTCTTTAAGCTGCAAGACATTCATAATATCTTCGCCATTGATCAATGGCTTCACCTCCCAAACTTTGTCGAGGCCTGTTATCCACCAAAATATGTTAACATTTTACGTACCGTGAGCTCCCAATCACTTCATCTTACTCAAGCCATCCATGCTCCTATTTTGGTTAACTTCTTTACATAACTTCACTTAAAGTGGTGAAAATTATAACTAAAACAAAGCCAAGCATAGATGGAACAAAGAAAAGAGATATAACTTCAAATGCTCCGCTAACTAGGATTATGAATATGAAGTAGAACAGGTAGATGCTGCAGTAAATTTCCAGTAAAAGCTATACACATCTTACACATTCATTCTTCAAAGGATGCAAGCAAGAGACACAAGCATCAATGCTACAAGTTAAACACGTATCAAAGACTAATATAGCTCACCTAGTTTTATTATAGAACTCTCCACTCTATTAAACAGATCTCTTCGTTTGTGCAATTGTGAGGATTCATCCTCAGTGTCGTTAATGCCAATGGGATGTAATAATATGGATACCAATAGTGCAACTCTCCATAAATCTTTAATCTCCCTCAAGACAAAACctaaataaatcaaatataaaatctTGGTCATCTCAGATGCAATTCATAATGTAAAATAACTTAGCAGTCACACCCCAGAGAAACGGATGCAGAAGAGCTGGGTGGGCATCACATTACAAAAATACTTCCACTATCCCTTTCTTATGTTTCCTTTCATTTAATTGAGGTAATCAAGCTAAGTCGCTTAAAATAGACTTACTTAACAAGCAGAGTGTAGATTGTGGCTTGAGTGAAGTGCAAATACTATGTAGGAAACAACAATTATAAAGTGAAATGAGTGGAGTGTCCATGGCTAAGTTCCACTAGAAAACTCAATAATTTAGATGAAAATCACAACATAGTAAAGCATAATAAAATTAGCATACAGCACAACTTACAAAACTAGCAAAATGAATTGACTGAAGATTGAGGACAACATGAGCTAAGAAATAAAAAGGCATAATGCCAATACTAAGGTAGCAGACCAAGAACAATGTACCTGTTAGAACCCGGACTCTAGAGGCAATAGAGACATCATCAATCAATCCTCTCATCCAATCAACATCATCAGGTTGCAAATCCTCATTAGATGCAAGACAAGGAATCAACGACAAGAATTTGTGTGATGCTCGGTGTAAATCAAGCACCTGGATTTTGAAACACAAATACAATTATAAAAACATTAACCAATAGAAACATCAACCAGATTCTGAAAAACTGAAATGATTTATATTACAAACATTAGAACTCTGTTATTCTGGTTGTACTAAGGGTAAATGGAACTGACCATTTTTGCATCCTCGCCTTTTTGCTTGAGTGAGTCAACAATAATATAATTGACAACAGGAACCTATAATTCAAAATAACATAATTCAAAATAACATGTTATCCTCATAAACCAGCATGTCATTTGGAATACAATAAAACTGACTAAAGAAACTGCATTATATAACAACAATATTAAAATGTTCCTCATAAATAAGATTTCACGGATAAAATCAACTTGGGTTTTCAATTGAGTATCAGATAAAACTTGAGCTCAATATAAACAATCCTTGAAATGAGACAAACAGTCCCTCTCAAGATTGTCTAATAGTGTGGTTGTCATCTCTACTTGTGTTGCATGACACTAACTAAATATAGATTGTAGTTTCTACAGGTCTACTATGAAATACTCCAAAACACCAActaaaggggaaaaaaaaagaacaaagcaACACACTAGAGTTCTAATTTAGACACTTTGCTAGATGTATCAAGTCAAAGCACAAAAAGAACattacaaattcaaaaatagtaTCACATAGAATGGACGAGACACATACCATCTTCGCTTTCTTAACTTGGTAAGTGGTATTTTTAAGTGGGAGGAACAATGCAGCAAAAAGTAAAAATCTCCTTTCTTTGTCCTAAGTAACACAAAGGAATCACTTATCATGACCAAATATAATCAAGCAATCCAAAAATGATAATCGAATGACAACAACTTCCTATTTTGACAACAATAAATGTGAAAATGGATTATGGTAAAAATGAAAAACACATTACTCACTTTAAAGGTTGACTCTTTGAGTAAATGGATAAGGTTCCATGCAGTGTCCAAGTAAGCAACGCAAAGCCTGGATAAAGTGAAAGAATTAACTGATCAACATTGCCAAGAAAAATAACCTTTGTATCTTGTGCAAGtgaataataataaacaaaatagagaaccaaaaaggaaaaaataaggtTTAGCCATTTAGGTAGTGAAGGCATAAAGGTGAGAAAAGTGGCTCTTCATAATTTGCTCAACTACTACTGTATTATTGCTAGTAAACCAAACAATTTCTTCTTATCCACAGGTTTCGTGGGTCTTCCCTTGGGCACTTCATGCCATCTGTCAAGTTCAACCAATGTCTGATCTTATATCAAAAGTTAATTGAATATTAGAGCCAAGAAGAGCCATATGCATTTATGTAAAAATTGATGCATCTCACATCCAACTTATGGTTTTCACCTCTATTCCTTTTCATAAGATTTGGTTTTGCAAACATCTCCATATATTTCACAAGGCTTTCATAACATGTAATGTGATGAgggaaaagaacaaaaaaaaaaaaagagaaaatgattAGAATTGTGTTTGAGTACAATAACAACACGTCTCAAAATATTATAATGATACTTCTTTCAAATTTGAAGTTCACAACAAATATCTAAGGTTGCTAGTGGTGCACTAactactattgtttttccttttttttttccgggTAAAAGTGGCAATAATATTCAGCTAACTCTATCTCCGTGTGCAAGATGTGGTTGAAACTAATTAAAGGATTTGCAAACTTACCTTTCACATCCATCTGAAATAGCAGGTTTAAACACAGGAGGAAGACTGAACACATTCCAAAATAATGTCAGATCACAAATATGAGTCATTGCTTTGACAGCTTGATTTCCAGATATCATAAGATCAACCTACAAAATAAAACACAAGAGCCCATAGATgactaaattttcaattttatacATAAGCTATTTCCTTTTAAATATGCAATAGCATTCCGTAACTGAAAACCACTTCCTAAGTATCCATATTGAAGGGAATGGGAGGGTTAGCACATACCTCTTTTCCAATGCGCTCTTTGCTAACTTTAGCAGCTAGAGCATCTTTCACATCATCACATGCAGCAGCTACTTTCAGATCTTCATCTAGAGTGAATTCAAATCTAACACCTAAATATAATAAAACATCTCTCTTAAACAGAGCTGGAAACCTAGTTTAATCTTCAAATAAAAGCATACCGGGAGGGGGAAAAAAAACGTTTACAGGGTATACAAAAATGCAAATATCTTCCAAATTAAAGTATACCAAATCTAATGGCTCGAAGAACTCGTAAAGGATCATCAAGAAAGGTGGCCTTTGGAGGTAAAGGAGTCACTATCCTTCCGGACTTAAGGTCT is a window encoding:
- the LOC112782841 gene encoding tRNA nucleotidyltransferase cca2 isoform X1, with translation MSVATQHVLQVRDKIELSDIERRIFDRLLASLRHFNLQTQVRVAGGWVRDKLLAKDCYDIDIALDNMMGTEFAHKVKEYLVSIGEGKDVRGDGKIKSNPDRSKHLETATMRWLDMQIDFVNLRSEEYIKNSRIPSKQSFGTPEEDACRRDLTINSLFYNIHTDSVEDYTKRGISDLKSGRIVTPLPPKATFLDDPLRVLRAIRFGVRFEFTLDEDLKVAAACDDVKDALAAKVSKERIGKEVDLMISGNQAVKAMTHICDLTLFWNVFSLPPVFKPAISDGCERLCVAYLDTAWNLIHLLKESTFKDKERRFLLFAALFLPLKNTTYQVKKAKMVPVVNYIIVDSLKQKGEDAKMVLDLHRASHKFLSLIPCLASNEDLQPDDVDWMRGLIDDVSIASRVRVLTGFVLREIKDLWRVALLVSILLHPIGINDTEDESSQLHKRRDLFNRVESSIIKLGLDKVWEVKPLINGEDIMNVLQLKEGPLVKEWKEKSMAWQLVDPSRTTEECIDWLREVNSKRVKLE
- the LOC112782841 gene encoding CCA tRNA nucleotidyltransferase, mitochondrial isoform X5, encoding MSVATQHVLQVRDKIELSDIERRIFDRLLASLRHFNLQTQVRVAGGWVRDKLLAKDCYDIDIALDNMMGTEFAHKVKEYLVSIGEGKDVRGDGKIKSNPDRSKHLETATMRWLDMQIDFVNLRSEEYIKNSRIPSKQSFGTPEEDACRRDLTINSLFYNIHTDSVEDYTKRGISDLKSGRIVTPLPPKATFLDDPLRVLRAIRFGVRFEFTLDEDLKVAAACDDVKDALAAKVSKERIGKEVDLMISGNQAVKAMTHICDLTLFWNVFSLPPVFKPAISDGCERLCVAYLDTAWNLIHLLKESTFKDKERRFLLFAALFLPLKNTTYQVKKAKMVPVVNYIIVDSLKQKGEDAKMVLDLHRASHKFLSLIPCLASNEDLQPDDVDWMRGLIDDVSIASRVRVLTGLDKVWEVKPLINGEDIMNVLQLKEGPLVKEWKEKSMAWQLVDPSRTTEECIDWLREVNSKRVKLE
- the LOC112782841 gene encoding CCA tRNA nucleotidyltransferase, mitochondrial isoform X8, with amino-acid sequence MSVATQHVLQVRDKIELSDIERRIFDRLLASLRHFNLQTQVRVAGGWVRDKLLAKDCYDIDIALDNMMGTEFAHKVKEYLVSIGEGKDVRGDGKIKSNPDRSKHLETATMRWLDMQIDFVNLRSEEYIKNSRIPSKQSFGTPEEDACRRDLTINSLFYNIHTDSVEDYTKRGISDLKSGRIVTPLPPKATFLDDPLRVLRAIRFGVRFEFTLDEDLKVAAACDDVKDALAAKVSKERIGKEVDLMISGNQAVKAMTHICDLTLFWNVFSLPPVFKPAISDGCERLCVAYLDTAWNLIHLLKESTFKVPVVNYIIVDSLKQKGEDAKMVLDLHRASHKFLSLIPCLASNEDLQPDDVDWMRGLIDDVSIASRVRVLTGLDKVWEVKPLINGEDIMNVLQLKEGPLVKEWKEKSMAWQLVDPSRTTEECIDWLREVNSKRVKLE
- the LOC112782841 gene encoding tRNA nucleotidyltransferase cca2 isoform X3; the encoded protein is MSVATQHVLQVRDKIELSDIERRIFDRLLASLRHFNLQTQVRVAGGWVRDKLLAKDCYDIDIALDNMMGTEFAHKVKEYLVSIGEGKDVRGDGKIKSNPDRSKHLETATMRWLDMQIDFVNLRSEEYIKNSRIPSKQSFGTPEEDACRRDLTINSLFYNIHTDSVEDYTKRGISDLKSGRIVTPLPPKATFLDDPLRVLRAIRFGVRFEFTLDEDLKVAAACDDVKDALAAKVSKERIGKEVDLMISGNQAVKAMTHICDLTLFWNVFSLPPVFKPAISDGCERLCVAYLDTAWNLIHLLKESTFKVPVVNYIIVDSLKQKGEDAKMVLDLHRASHKFLSLIPCLASNEDLQPDDVDWMRGLIDDVSIASRVRVLTGFVLREIKDLWRVALLVSILLHPIGINDTEDESSQLHKRRDLFNRVESSIIKLGLDKVWEVKPLINGEDIMNVLQLKEGPLVKEWKEKSMAWQLVDPSRTTEECIDWLREVNSKRVKLE
- the LOC112782841 gene encoding tRNA nucleotidyltransferase cca2 isoform X2; amino-acid sequence: MSVATQHVLQVRDKIELSDIERRIFDRLLASLRHFNLQTQLLAKDCYDIDIALDNMMGTEFAHKVKEYLVSIGEGKDVRGDGKIKSNPDRSKHLETATMRWLDMQIDFVNLRSEEYIKNSRIPSKQSFGTPEEDACRRDLTINSLFYNIHTDSVEDYTKRGISDLKSGRIVTPLPPKATFLDDPLRVLRAIRFGVRFEFTLDEDLKVAAACDDVKDALAAKVSKERIGKEVDLMISGNQAVKAMTHICDLTLFWNVFSLPPVFKPAISDGCERLCVAYLDTAWNLIHLLKESTFKDKERRFLLFAALFLPLKNTTYQVKKAKMVPVVNYIIVDSLKQKGEDAKMVLDLHRASHKFLSLIPCLASNEDLQPDDVDWMRGLIDDVSIASRVRVLTGFVLREIKDLWRVALLVSILLHPIGINDTEDESSQLHKRRDLFNRVESSIIKLGLDKVWEVKPLINGEDIMNVLQLKEGPLVKEWKEKSMAWQLVDPSRTTEECIDWLREVNSKRVKLE